One part of the Pandoraea faecigallinarum genome encodes these proteins:
- a CDS encoding CBS domain-containing protein produces MRVSDILKVKGNTLFTVTPETSLADAVDTMAEHDIGSLVVMEYGDLVGMLTFREIINTISRNGGTVGTSTIRKIMDDHPLTCTPETDVNEVRRMMLERHARYLPVMDSRTLMGVISFYDVARAVVEEQSFENRMLKAYIRDWPAEEAENTK; encoded by the coding sequence ATGCGTGTGTCTGACATCCTGAAAGTAAAGGGCAACACCCTTTTCACCGTGACCCCGGAAACGTCGCTGGCCGATGCCGTCGACACGATGGCGGAGCATGACATCGGCTCGCTCGTCGTGATGGAGTACGGCGATCTCGTGGGCATGCTGACCTTCCGCGAAATCATCAATACGATCAGCAGAAACGGTGGCACGGTCGGCACCTCCACGATTCGCAAGATCATGGACGACCATCCGCTCACGTGCACCCCGGAGACCGATGTCAACGAAGTGCGCCGCATGATGCTCGAACGGCATGCGCGTTATCTGCCGGTCATGGACAGCCGCACGCTCATGGGCGTGATTTCCTTCTACGATGTGGCCCGCGCGGTCGTCGAAGAACAGTCCTTCGAGAACCGCATGCTCAAGGCCTACATTCGCGACTGGCCGGCCGAGGAAGCGGAAAACACCAAGTGA
- a CDS encoding O-acetylhomoserine aminocarboxypropyltransferase, which produces MSVPHFDTLALHAGAAPDPATGARATPIYQTTSFVFSDADQAAALFNMERAGHVYSRLSNPTNAVFEERMAALENGAGAIATASGQAALHLGIATLMGAGSHIVASSALYGGSHNLLHYTLRRFGIETTFVRPGDLAGWRAAVRPETRLFFGETLDNPGLDVLDIAQVADIAHDAGVPLLVDSTFTTPWLIQPFAHGADLVYHSATKFLGGHGTTIGGVLIDGGTFDFEKSGKFPELTEPYDGFHGMVFAEENSVAPFLLRARREGLRDFGACLHPQAAWQLLQGIETLPLRMARHVENARRVVEFLAGHEAVASVAYPELPSHPDYALAKRLLPRGAGAVFSFNLKGDREAGRRFIEALQLFSHLANVGDARSLVIHPASTTHFRMDAAALAAAGIGEGTVRLSIGLEDPDDLIQDLKRGLKAAVKSSSKGQGR; this is translated from the coding sequence ATGTCAGTTCCGCACTTCGACACGCTTGCCCTGCACGCCGGGGCGGCTCCCGATCCCGCCACAGGGGCACGCGCCACGCCGATCTATCAAACCACGTCGTTCGTCTTTTCCGATGCCGATCAGGCCGCCGCCCTCTTCAATATGGAACGCGCCGGCCACGTGTATTCGCGCCTCTCCAATCCGACGAACGCGGTCTTCGAGGAGCGCATGGCCGCGCTGGAAAACGGTGCGGGAGCCATCGCGACGGCAAGCGGTCAGGCAGCACTGCATCTGGGCATCGCCACGTTGATGGGAGCCGGCTCTCACATCGTGGCGTCGAGCGCACTTTATGGCGGCTCACACAACCTGCTGCATTACACATTGCGCCGCTTCGGCATCGAGACCACCTTCGTTCGTCCCGGCGATCTGGCGGGCTGGCGCGCCGCCGTGCGCCCCGAAACGCGACTGTTCTTCGGCGAGACGCTGGACAATCCCGGACTGGATGTCCTCGACATTGCGCAGGTCGCCGACATCGCGCATGACGCGGGCGTGCCCCTGCTCGTCGACAGCACCTTCACGACCCCCTGGCTCATCCAGCCATTCGCGCACGGTGCGGATCTCGTGTATCACTCCGCGACCAAATTCCTTGGAGGACATGGCACGACGATTGGCGGCGTGCTGATCGACGGCGGCACGTTCGACTTCGAGAAAAGCGGCAAATTTCCCGAATTGACCGAGCCTTACGACGGCTTTCACGGCATGGTTTTCGCCGAGGAGAATTCCGTCGCCCCCTTCCTGCTGCGCGCCCGCCGCGAGGGGCTGCGCGACTTTGGTGCGTGCTTGCATCCGCAAGCGGCGTGGCAACTGCTGCAAGGCATCGAGACCTTACCGCTTCGTATGGCCCGGCACGTGGAAAACGCGCGCCGGGTAGTGGAATTCCTGGCAGGTCACGAGGCAGTGGCGAGCGTTGCCTATCCCGAGTTGCCGTCGCATCCCGACTACGCGCTCGCGAAGCGGTTGCTGCCGCGAGGGGCCGGCGCCGTTTTCAGCTTCAATCTGAAAGGCGACCGCGAAGCGGGACGTCGATTCATCGAAGCGTTGCAGTTGTTCTCGCATCTGGCTAACGTGGGCGACGCGCGCTCGCTAGTGATTCACCCCGCCTCCACGACCCACTTCCGCATGGACGCTGCCGCCCTCGCCGCGGCGGGCATCGGCGAGGGCACAGTGCGCCTGTCGATCGGACTCGAAGATCCGGACGATCTCATTCAGGACCTCAAGCGCGGGCTGAAAGCGGCGGTCAAATCGTCTTCGAAGGGGCAAGGCCGATGA